TCCTGTTCAGTCATGGGCGATCCCACACGGCGATGCATGGAAACCAGGCCTAAGGCTTTATTCAGATTTTTATGTATCAAAAGAATTATTTTTTATTTAATAAATATTCAATTGACACAATTTTTTTCAGCGTGATATCAAACCCTAAATTTAGCCATATTCAACATTATTTTTGAAGTGGAGGCAATTAAAAAATTTTATATTAAAATTTTATTCCACCGCATGATTAAAATTCAATTAAAATTTTAATTGCACCCGCAAAAGAATTGCGGTGCTGACAGCCCACACGGAGGGTGTCTGTATGGACGACAGCTCACAGCAAAAATACGTTCCTTCCAAAAAAGAAATGCGCAAGGTCGTAATTGCCAGCCTGCTTGGCGCCACCATTGAATGGTACGACTTTTTCCTCTACGGCGTGGTGGCGGGCATTGTGTTCAACAAGCTCTACTTCCCCACCGCCGACCCCTTCATCGGCACCATCATGGCCTACAGCACCTTTGCCATCGGCTATCTTGCACGCCCCCTTGGCGGCTTTATCTTCGGCCATTACGGCGACAAGCTGGGCCGCAAGCGCATGCTCATTCTAACCATGCTCATCATGGGCATTGCCACAATGGGTATTGGCCTTGTACCCACCTATGCCTCCATTGGCATTGCCGCGCCCATCATCCTGCAAACTCTGCGCCTGTGTCAGGGCCTTGGCCTTGGCGGCGAATGGGGCGGCGCGGTGCTCATGACCTACGAATACGCCAGTGATCGCCAAAAGGCCTTTTACGCCAGTATCCCCCAGATGGGTCTTGCCACCGGCCTGTGCCTTTCTTCCGGCATGGTTGCCCTGCTCTCCTGGCTGCTGGACAACGAGCAGTTCCTGGAGTGGGGCTGGCGCTTTGCCTTCCTTGTGAGCGTGGTACTCATCGCCATTGCCCTCTATGTGCGCACGCACATTCTGGAAACCCCCGAATTCCGCAAGGCCGAAGCCAAGGGCGAAACCAGCAAAAAGGCCCTGCCCATCGTGACCGTGTGCAAAAACTACCCCGGCAACATTGCCCTGGGTGTTGGCGCACGGTGGATTGACGGCGTGTTCTTCAACG
This is a stretch of genomic DNA from Desulfovibrio desulfuricans. It encodes these proteins:
- a CDS encoding MFS transporter, which translates into the protein MDDSSQQKYVPSKKEMRKVVIASLLGATIEWYDFFLYGVVAGIVFNKLYFPTADPFIGTIMAYSTFAIGYLARPLGGFIFGHYGDKLGRKRMLILTMLIMGIATMGIGLVPTYASIGIAAPIILQTLRLCQGLGLGGEWGGAVLMTYEYASDRQKAFYASIPQMGLATGLCLSSGMVALLSWLLDNEQFLEWGWRFAFLVSVVLIAIALYVRTHILETPEFRKAEAKGETSKKALPIVTVCKNYPGNIALGVGARWIDGVFFNVLAVFSITYLVQQIHTTRTEALTAVMFAALLMCPFILIAGRLADRFGRGRIYGLASLACGISIFPSFWLMQSSGGNMFLVGLAIAIPLSIFYAGVFGPEAALFSDLFPAEVRYTGISIVYQFPGFLVAGIVPGVCTALIQWNDGDPFYICIFVLVAAATSAFSAFTIQARHNRLAAQAAGTAQD